From Neobacillus sp. PS2-9, the proteins below share one genomic window:
- a CDS encoding 4Fe-4S dicluster domain-containing protein, whose product MTKYVKYVDVTKCDGCRACMVACKNWNDLPAEPTEFQGSVQSHAKTTADTWNVLQYIEHENGKGDLEYLFRHSSCFHCTDAACEKVCPENAISYTKYGSVVIDQDKCVGCGYCVQNCPFEVISLKTYKDKNGKEYKKSHKCTMCTDRLDEGLQPACVTTCHTGAMEFGDAEAMIQKAEKRVKEIKDRYPNAMVYNPQGVGGTHTVYVLAEKPSVYGLPENPKVPTSAVAWKDYAQPIGKMMLGATTMAVVGAFITNRLFNKEGKDEKQDGGGSHE is encoded by the coding sequence ATGACGAAATATGTAAAATATGTTGATGTAACCAAGTGTGATGGCTGTCGTGCCTGTATGGTGGCCTGTAAAAACTGGAACGACCTTCCGGCGGAGCCAACGGAATTCCAAGGAAGTGTGCAATCTCATGCGAAAACAACAGCAGATACATGGAATGTCTTACAATATATTGAACATGAAAATGGAAAAGGTGATTTAGAATACCTATTCCGTCACTCCTCCTGCTTCCATTGTACAGATGCTGCCTGTGAAAAGGTGTGTCCTGAGAATGCCATCAGCTATACAAAGTATGGCTCTGTGGTCATCGATCAAGACAAGTGTGTAGGCTGTGGCTATTGTGTTCAGAACTGTCCATTTGAAGTAATTTCTTTAAAGACTTATAAAGATAAAAATGGTAAAGAGTACAAGAAGTCGCATAAATGTACGATGTGTACGGATCGTTTAGATGAAGGCCTGCAGCCTGCCTGCGTAACCACCTGCCACACAGGAGCGATGGAGTTTGGTGATGCGGAGGCTATGATTCAAAAAGCAGAAAAGCGCGTGAAGGAAATCAAGGATCGTTACCCAAATGCCATGGTATACAACCCACAAGGGGTAGGCGGCACACACACTGTTTATGTGCTGGCAGAGAAGCCATCTGTATATGGGTTACCGGAAAATCCAAAGGTTCCTACCTCAGCAGTGGCTTGGAAGGATTACGCACAGCCAATCGGTAAAATGATGCTTGGTGCGACAACCATGGCTGTTGTGGGTGCATTCATTACCAACCGTTTATTTAATAAAGAAGGCAAAGACGAGAAGCAAGATGGAGGTGGTAGCCATGAGTAA
- the glp gene encoding gephyrin-like molybdotransferase Glp, with product MQFFKVKTVEETFALIEEYIPVTPTKEVRTLEEALHYILAEPVVAKENVPSFDRSTVDGYAVKAKDTYGSSESMPGFLTVTGEVKMGEVPQSVVGPGSAVYVPTGGMMPAGSDSVIMIEHCEDLDGLLNTYKQIAPGENVIRAGEDIKEGETLLTAGTKLRPQELGALASLGITHVTVFRQLKVGYLSSGDEIVPYQTETLQESQIRDINHLTISGLAREWNVEVVYGGIVRDDFEIFRQKARELYDQVDCLILSGGSSVGAKDYTTEVIQSLGDPGVFVHGISIKPGKPTILAMADGKPVIGLPGHPASAMIIFRLFGERILRKLMGEKVERKPERIFARITKNIPSSPGRSDYIRVRLVEKEGEWWAEPIIGKSGLITTLVKSDGIVEISSEKEGISQGEYVPVIASR from the coding sequence ATGCAATTTTTCAAAGTAAAAACAGTGGAAGAAACATTTGCCTTAATTGAGGAATATATACCGGTAACGCCTACGAAAGAGGTGCGGACGCTGGAAGAAGCGCTCCATTACATTCTTGCCGAGCCGGTCGTGGCCAAGGAAAATGTCCCGAGCTTTGACCGCTCAACTGTAGATGGATATGCTGTAAAAGCGAAGGATACGTATGGTTCCTCTGAATCAATGCCTGGATTCCTTACTGTAACTGGGGAAGTGAAGATGGGTGAAGTCCCTCAATCTGTGGTGGGCCCGGGCAGTGCTGTCTATGTGCCAACTGGCGGGATGATGCCTGCTGGCAGTGATAGTGTCATAATGATTGAACATTGCGAGGACCTCGATGGTCTCTTAAATACGTATAAACAAATTGCACCAGGCGAAAATGTGATTAGAGCCGGTGAAGATATTAAAGAAGGAGAAACCCTCCTAACCGCTGGGACAAAGCTTCGTCCACAGGAATTAGGGGCCTTGGCCTCCTTAGGGATTACCCATGTAACGGTCTTTCGTCAATTGAAAGTCGGCTACCTATCGTCCGGAGATGAAATTGTTCCTTATCAAACAGAAACCCTCCAAGAAAGCCAAATTAGAGATATCAATCATTTAACCATCTCAGGGTTAGCTCGAGAATGGAATGTGGAAGTTGTTTACGGTGGGATTGTGAGGGATGATTTTGAAATCTTCCGTCAAAAAGCGAGAGAGCTTTACGATCAAGTGGACTGCCTGATTCTTTCTGGAGGAAGCTCTGTTGGGGCAAAGGATTATACAACTGAAGTCATTCAATCCTTAGGGGATCCGGGAGTATTTGTCCATGGAATTTCCATTAAACCAGGGAAACCAACCATCCTTGCTATGGCAGATGGAAAACCAGTCATTGGGCTACCGGGACACCCTGCTTCTGCGATGATTATTTTCCGTTTATTCGGTGAAAGAATTTTACGAAAGCTGATGGGGGAAAAAGTAGAGCGGAAACCTGAGCGGATTTTTGCAAGAATCACAAAGAACATCCCATCCTCCCCGGGTCGATCTGATTATATTCGTGTCCGTTTAGTTGAAAAAGAGGGAGAATGGTGGGCGGAGCCGATTATCGGAAAATCAGGCTTAATCACCACACTAGTTAAGAGCGATGGAATAGTTGAGATTAGTTCGGAAAAAGAGGGAATTTCACAGGGTGAATACGTTCCTGTGATTGCATCACGATAG
- a CDS encoding formate dehydrogenase accessory protein FdhE, which produces MIKSVVSKEYQELQKEIVKLQEQWKQQIDRETIRPNLDKAAMAAGVPVAALTAIDFEISLFQQWIEEINSTLVRFNPELELKLASIGNLLNEEVAVKWIEEAFSFNQAYFVRFADENGLEEWIPQFLAETALRPYLQVTAEKIQKDIDKAVPEAGCPVCGEPVRIASLEEEGKKVMHCPRCLAHWHARRLECSHCGNEDHKTIQFLTIEGDAVSQIQVCDECNGYIKIIDTRQYISKPSAALLDLNSIHLDFVAQENGYNAVGVKKVDN; this is translated from the coding sequence ATGATTAAATCCGTTGTTTCAAAAGAGTACCAGGAATTGCAGAAGGAAATTGTGAAGCTTCAAGAACAGTGGAAACAACAGATAGATAGGGAGACCATTAGGCCCAATCTAGATAAGGCAGCGATGGCCGCAGGGGTACCAGTTGCCGCATTAACGGCTATTGATTTTGAAATTTCACTATTCCAACAGTGGATAGAGGAAATAAATTCCACGCTAGTAAGATTTAATCCAGAACTAGAGCTAAAACTAGCTAGTATTGGTAATCTATTAAATGAAGAAGTAGCGGTGAAATGGATTGAAGAGGCATTTTCCTTCAATCAAGCGTATTTTGTTCGTTTTGCAGATGAAAATGGCCTGGAAGAATGGATTCCACAATTCCTGGCTGAAACAGCCCTTCGCCCTTATTTACAAGTAACCGCTGAAAAGATTCAAAAGGACATAGATAAGGCTGTTCCAGAAGCCGGTTGCCCTGTCTGTGGTGAACCGGTAAGAATAGCGTCTCTTGAGGAAGAAGGGAAAAAAGTGATGCACTGCCCACGCTGTTTGGCACACTGGCATGCAAGGCGCCTGGAATGCTCGCATTGCGGCAATGAAGATCACAAAACCATTCAGTTTTTAACGATTGAAGGCGATGCTGTTTCGCAAATTCAAGTTTGCGATGAGTGTAACGGCTATATTAAAATTATTGATACAAGACAATATATCAGCAAACCCTCTGCCGCATTACTAGATTTGAACAGCATCCATTTAGACTTCGTCGCTCAAGAAAATGGATATAACGCGGTAGGTGTGAAAAAAGTAGATAATTAG
- the moaD gene encoding molybdopterin converting factor subunit 1 — MNKVLFFAHLRDAVGGEEFLTIDASGKTVAELKAELSANYNLPKMDTVMTAINEEFASNDEVISDGDVIAFIPPVSGG, encoded by the coding sequence ATGAATAAGGTACTATTTTTTGCCCATTTACGTGATGCAGTCGGCGGTGAGGAGTTTCTTACTATCGATGCAAGCGGTAAAACGGTCGCGGAGTTAAAAGCAGAGTTATCCGCCAACTATAACTTGCCTAAAATGGATACGGTGATGACAGCGATTAATGAAGAGTTTGCTTCCAATGATGAGGTTATCTCTGATGGTGATGTCATTGCGTTCATTCCTCCGGTTAGCGGGGGCTGA
- a CDS encoding cytochrome b/b6 domain-containing protein yields the protein MSKKQKPTVQVKRFSKAFVWAHAVNAISFFALYITALPMYTEFFDWLYPVLGGPEGARLLHRIFAVAFVTPTVIWVIFDFKGFKRWMKELITWKKRDLQFFTEFVKELFGFKFKHVRQTFFNAGEKINSIIQIVTAIMIIGSGFPMWFPQFFPRAVVQWGYFFHNFGFGLAIAVVVGHIYLSVVHKNSRPGYSGVVTGKVPAWWAKEHYTEWYEEEVKKGNFPKLDDPSNKKKKGA from the coding sequence ATGAGTAAAAAACAAAAGCCAACCGTCCAAGTAAAGCGGTTTTCGAAGGCCTTTGTTTGGGCACACGCCGTCAATGCCATATCATTCTTTGCACTCTATATTACGGCACTGCCTATGTACACGGAATTCTTTGACTGGCTGTATCCTGTTTTAGGCGGTCCAGAAGGAGCACGTCTTCTTCACCGAATCTTTGCGGTTGCATTTGTTACGCCTACAGTTATTTGGGTAATTTTTGATTTTAAAGGCTTTAAGCGCTGGATGAAAGAGCTTATTACCTGGAAAAAAAGAGATCTTCAATTCTTCACTGAATTTGTGAAAGAACTTTTCGGCTTCAAATTTAAGCATGTCAGACAAACATTCTTTAACGCTGGTGAGAAGATCAACTCTATCATCCAAATTGTTACGGCGATTATGATTATTGGATCTGGCTTTCCGATGTGGTTCCCACAATTTTTCCCAAGAGCGGTAGTACAGTGGGGCTACTTCTTCCACAACTTCGGCTTTGGCCTAGCCATTGCGGTTGTTGTCGGACATATTTATTTGAGTGTCGTTCATAAGAACTCAAGACCAGGATACTCCGGTGTTGTCACTGGAAAGGTTCCTGCTTGGTGGGCTAAAGAACACTACACAGAGTGGTATGAAGAAGAAGTGAAAAAAGGCAACTTCCCTAAACTAGATGACCCAAGCAACAAGAAGAAAAAAGGGGCTTAA
- a CDS encoding molybdenum cofactor biosynthesis protein MoaE → MKMFEISKEPIDIQAVIDKVVQREAGAITTFIGTVRELTKGKKTLFLIYEAYEAMAVKKLEQIGTEIEQRWEGSCVAITHRVGRLDITDVAVVIAVSTPHRADAYEANRYAIERIKEIVPIWKKEHWEDGEEWMGNQLETVAYPSGKPEESDLNE, encoded by the coding sequence ATGAAAATGTTCGAGATTTCAAAGGAACCAATTGATATCCAAGCAGTGATTGATAAAGTAGTTCAGCGTGAGGCGGGTGCGATTACGACCTTTATTGGTACCGTCCGTGAATTAACAAAGGGAAAGAAAACGTTGTTTCTCATTTATGAGGCATATGAAGCCATGGCTGTGAAAAAGCTGGAGCAAATTGGTACCGAGATTGAACAGCGCTGGGAAGGTTCGTGCGTCGCAATCACCCACCGTGTCGGTCGTTTAGATATTACTGATGTAGCGGTAGTGATTGCCGTTTCTACCCCACACCGTGCAGATGCATATGAAGCCAACCGTTATGCGATTGAACGGATTAAGGAAATTGTTCCTATTTGGAAGAAAGAGCATTGGGAAGACGGCGAAGAATGGATGGGCAATCAGCTAGAAACAGTCGCTTATCCAAGCGGCAAGCCTGAGGAGAGTGACTTGAATGAATAA
- the fdhD gene encoding formate dehydrogenase accessory sulfurtransferase FdhD — MNRKGCPDEYPISLIINGYEIAVFQLTKYDLEDWTYGYLFSEGFIQEASDIESILINEEMGSIHVSLSSHFDEEQVFSKKKHYTAGCGRGVTFFSMTDVKNFDRVASDKTYQLSYLLKKRSEFAQNSDLYLETGGMHGACIIDEEGMLTIREDIGRHNAVDKIIGYAIRKRLQPERLILLTTGRVSYEMLSKAAKFGFPVIGSRTAATKQAVQLAKFLNIEVIGYLRGKMATVYTTNGRVINDVTAELPLERSIEGGNS; from the coding sequence ATGAACCGCAAGGGTTGTCCCGATGAGTATCCAATTTCCTTGATCATTAACGGGTATGAAATAGCCGTTTTTCAATTAACCAAATACGACCTAGAGGATTGGACCTATGGATATTTGTTTTCTGAAGGATTTATCCAGGAAGCAAGTGATATTGAATCCATCTTAATCAATGAGGAAATGGGCAGCATTCACGTTTCTCTCAGCTCCCATTTTGACGAAGAACAAGTTTTTTCAAAAAAGAAGCATTATACCGCGGGGTGTGGTAGAGGAGTTACCTTCTTTTCTATGACAGATGTGAAGAATTTTGACAGAGTCGCTTCGGATAAGACTTATCAATTGAGCTATCTCTTAAAAAAGAGAAGTGAATTTGCCCAGAATTCAGATCTTTACCTGGAGACAGGCGGAATGCATGGAGCCTGCATTATCGATGAAGAGGGCATGTTGACGATTCGTGAAGATATTGGACGTCATAATGCCGTAGACAAAATTATTGGCTACGCAATAAGAAAACGGTTACAGCCTGAAAGGTTAATATTACTCACAACCGGCAGGGTTTCATATGAAATGCTCTCAAAAGCAGCGAAATTTGGCTTTCCTGTTATCGGTTCACGTACGGCAGCCACCAAGCAGGCTGTACAACTGGCAAAATTTTTAAATATTGAGGTGATTGGCTATTTAAGAGGGAAAATGGCCACGGTGTATACCACTAATGGCCGAGTGATCAATGATGTAACGGCCGAGTTGCCATTAGAGAGAAGCATTGAAGGGGGGAATTCCTAA
- a CDS encoding molybdenum cofactor guanylyltransferase, with product MKAAAIILSGGKSSRMGTNKALLKINKKTNIERIADTLKPLFDDIILVTNNPESYEFLGLKMVKDHYPGMGPLAGVHAGLNHSDYDVNFIVACDMPFVSGELAQALVHLCSHYDAVIPVINGIQHPLFAVFKKEMASKVAGCIEEGTLRMKHLLDRLQVLYVTERELQSNSLLDLDKVFFNMNHPNEYEDAKKWAEAD from the coding sequence GTGAAGGCTGCGGCTATTATTTTATCAGGTGGAAAATCTAGCAGGATGGGCACAAACAAGGCCCTGCTAAAAATAAACAAGAAAACAAACATCGAAAGAATTGCAGATACGCTTAAGCCCCTCTTTGATGATATAATTCTAGTAACGAACAATCCTGAATCTTATGAATTTTTAGGATTGAAGATGGTAAAAGACCATTATCCTGGTATGGGGCCGCTCGCTGGAGTACATGCTGGCTTGAATCACTCGGATTACGATGTGAATTTTATTGTCGCCTGTGATATGCCGTTTGTCTCAGGAGAACTGGCGCAAGCACTCGTCCACTTATGCAGCCATTATGATGCCGTCATACCCGTGATTAATGGAATACAGCACCCACTTTTTGCTGTCTTTAAAAAGGAGATGGCAAGTAAAGTGGCTGGGTGCATTGAAGAAGGAACACTTCGAATGAAGCACCTTCTGGATCGCTTACAGGTGTTGTACGTTACTGAAAGAGAATTGCAATCGAATAGCCTACTAGATCTTGATAAGGTCTTTTTTAATATGAATCACCCAAATGAGTACGAAGATGCAAAAAAGTGGGCCGAAGCAGATTAG
- a CDS encoding molybdopterin biosynthesis protein — protein sequence MEQTYYKRKIYLEDKPRAEAREEILAAQQLPSETEYISATEALGRVTAEPIFAKVSMPHYHASAMDGIAVVAESTYQAHEQNPLQLKKGSQFCYVDTGNAIPSPFNAVIMIEHVDVIDEETIEIIEPATPWQHIRPIGEDIVQEEMLFPQGHILRPADLGVLLAAQQTVIPIVKKPVVTIIPTGNELVEADSELASGNIIEFNGTVFANFIKEWGGEPKLHTIVKDEPEKIKNALLEASETSDIIVINAGSSAGRKDFTVHIIGEIGTVFTHGVAARPGKPVILGKINGKIVVGVPGYPVSAYLALEWFVRPLVCKYLEIPEPKRQTVTVKLGRRIVSSMGAEDFVRMNIGYVNGQFVANPLTRAAGVTMSYVRADGLLIVPPNIIGYEQGDFAEVELLRPLEEVRNSIVFSGSHDLTIDLLSSQLKRVHTDRKIVSSHVGSMAGIMAIRKGEAHVAGIHLLDPSTKQYNVSYVNKILAGQDVVLYPFLKRKQGWILPKGNPLEIENVADLVRGKVNFVNRQKGAGTRILFDLLLSEEGLSSEDIIGYEREMFSHLAVAAEVKGDRYGAGLGIYPAAKAMDLEFIPVADEEYDLVMTRSFYESDNGRQLVELIQSPAFKEQVEKIGGYQVVENAEPKRLSEEVK from the coding sequence ATGGAGCAGACATATTATAAGCGGAAAATTTATTTAGAAGATAAACCCCGAGCGGAAGCGAGAGAAGAAATTCTTGCGGCACAACAGCTGCCCTCTGAAACGGAATATATCTCAGCAACAGAAGCTTTGGGACGAGTAACGGCTGAACCGATTTTTGCAAAGGTTTCGATGCCGCATTATCATGCGTCAGCGATGGATGGCATTGCTGTGGTGGCAGAAAGTACCTATCAAGCACATGAACAAAATCCACTGCAACTAAAAAAAGGCAGTCAATTTTGCTATGTAGATACAGGCAATGCGATTCCATCCCCCTTTAATGCCGTGATTATGATTGAGCATGTGGATGTAATCGATGAGGAAACGATTGAAATTATTGAGCCAGCCACACCTTGGCAGCATATCCGCCCAATTGGTGAAGATATCGTTCAGGAGGAAATGCTGTTCCCGCAAGGACATATATTAAGGCCAGCGGATTTAGGCGTGTTACTAGCTGCACAGCAAACGGTCATTCCGATCGTGAAAAAACCAGTGGTGACGATTATACCGACCGGGAATGAACTGGTAGAGGCAGATTCAGAGCTAGCTTCTGGGAACATTATTGAATTCAATGGCACGGTTTTTGCTAATTTTATTAAAGAGTGGGGCGGAGAGCCGAAGCTTCATACGATTGTGAAGGACGAGCCTGAGAAAATAAAAAATGCCCTTTTGGAAGCATCGGAAACCTCCGATATTATTGTCATCAATGCCGGTTCTTCTGCAGGACGGAAGGACTTCACGGTGCACATTATTGGCGAAATTGGCACCGTCTTTACCCATGGGGTCGCCGCACGGCCTGGAAAGCCTGTTATTTTAGGAAAAATAAATGGGAAAATCGTCGTTGGTGTTCCAGGATATCCGGTCTCCGCCTATTTGGCCTTGGAGTGGTTTGTCCGTCCACTGGTGTGTAAGTACTTAGAAATTCCTGAACCCAAAAGACAGACAGTAACGGTTAAGCTTGGCCGCCGCATTGTCTCGTCCATGGGTGCAGAGGACTTTGTTCGAATGAATATCGGCTATGTGAATGGCCAATTTGTTGCTAATCCACTGACAAGGGCGGCAGGGGTAACGATGTCGTATGTCAGAGCAGATGGCCTATTGATCGTCCCGCCAAATATCATTGGCTATGAGCAAGGAGACTTTGCTGAGGTGGAGCTGTTAAGACCGCTGGAAGAAGTGAGAAACTCCATTGTGTTTAGCGGCAGTCACGATTTGACGATTGATCTATTATCATCGCAATTGAAACGAGTGCATACAGATAGAAAAATTGTTTCATCTCATGTCGGCAGTATGGCTGGGATTATGGCGATTCGAAAAGGTGAGGCCCATGTAGCGGGCATTCATTTGCTTGACCCAAGCACAAAGCAATATAATGTTTCATATGTAAACAAAATTCTAGCAGGTCAAGACGTGGTTCTGTATCCATTTTTAAAAAGAAAGCAAGGCTGGATTTTACCAAAAGGAAATCCACTTGAAATAGAAAACGTGGCAGATTTGGTTAGAGGTAAGGTGAATTTCGTCAATCGCCAAAAAGGAGCCGGTACAAGAATTCTGTTTGATCTCTTGCTATCGGAAGAGGGACTCTCCTCGGAGGACATTATTGGCTATGAGCGTGAAATGTTCTCCCATCTTGCCGTAGCGGCAGAGGTCAAGGGTGATCGTTATGGTGCCGGACTCGGAATCTATCCTGCAGCAAAGGCAATGGACCTGGAATTTATTCCTGTTGCCGATGAAGAATATGATTTAGTAATGACAAGAAGCTTTTATGAAAGTGACAACGGAAGACAGCTAGTTGAGTTAATCCAGTCTCCTGCATTTAAAGAACAGGTAGAAAAGATTGGCGGCTATCAAGTAGTGGAAAATGCAGAGCCAAAGCGCTTGTCTGAAGAGGTGAAATAA
- the fdnG gene encoding formate dehydrogenase-N subunit alpha — MNLNRRQFLKLSGATAATLAVVELGFNEKKAYAKTKEFKIAKATVTPTICCYCGVGCGILVHTKDNTVVYTEGDPDNPINEGKLCSKGTTLRQLYTSEKRLTKPLYRAPGSDKWEVKEWDWMLDTIAKRTKETRDSSFVEVENGITVNKTEKIASLGGAALDNEETYLLSKLMRGLGVTYLEHQARIUHSSTVAGLAPTFGRGAMTNHWNDLQHTDCALIIGANPAENHPISFRWLTKAKEKGGKIVSVDPRYTRTSAQADVYAPLRSGTDIPFIGGMINYALENNLIHKEYVVNYTNAAFIVKEGYDFNDGLFSGYDEAKRAYDKTKWAIETTEDGKPVKDASLTHPRSVFQLMKKHYSRYDVKTVTTVTGTPKEDYLKVCEAFCSTAKVGKAGTIMYAMGTTQHTVGSQNVRIYAILQLLLGNIGLPGGGINAMRGESNVQGSTDFGLLFDNLTGYLGAPKATVPEHATLKGYLDKETPKTGYWSNKPKFVVSLLKAWYGANATKDNEFGYQFLPKGNKNYSHINLFNAMYKGELDGAFLFGTNPVVGGPNAGKEKEALGNLKWLVAIDLWETETSAFWQKEAGSNPAKINTEVFLLPASASFEKEGSVSNSSRWMQYRWKAIDSRGEARPDLDIIHELALKLKALYANSPKSADKPFLALDWNYGTGDVPDIDLVAKEINGYDLKTGKLIAGFGALLDDGTTSSGNWIYSGFYPEEGKNKSKNRDNKDTGGANYLNWSYAWPSNRRILYNRAAADPSGQPWSKEKAVIWWDAAQKKWVGNDVPDFKPVLGPTEPGGTGAFMMNKDGVALLFAPTLNDGPFPEHYEPFESPVANAFSKIQLNPATVVIEGDFNKKGDKKKFPIIATTYRVSEHWQSGSMTRNQEWLSELAGHMFIEMSEELAKEKGIKNKDKIVVSSARGEIKAYAMVTKRFKPILTNGKKVHEIGMPWHFGYKGFATGDTANRLTPHIGDANTMIPEYKAFLCDVRRAD; from the coding sequence ATGAACTTAAATCGCCGGCAATTTTTAAAGCTATCAGGTGCGACTGCAGCTACTCTTGCTGTTGTTGAACTGGGCTTTAATGAAAAGAAGGCCTACGCGAAAACAAAAGAATTCAAAATTGCCAAAGCTACTGTAACACCAACCATTTGCTGCTACTGTGGTGTCGGATGTGGAATCCTCGTTCACACCAAAGATAATACTGTGGTTTATACGGAAGGGGATCCGGATAACCCAATTAACGAAGGTAAGCTTTGTAGCAAAGGAACCACATTAAGACAATTATATACATCTGAAAAACGATTAACCAAACCACTTTATCGTGCTCCAGGAAGCGATAAGTGGGAGGTAAAAGAATGGGATTGGATGCTAGACACCATTGCCAAACGAACAAAAGAAACACGCGACAGTTCATTTGTTGAAGTTGAAAATGGCATCACCGTGAATAAAACAGAAAAGATTGCAAGCCTTGGCGGCGCAGCACTTGATAACGAAGAAACTTATTTGCTATCAAAATTAATGAGAGGGCTTGGTGTAACCTATTTAGAGCACCAGGCACGAATATGACATAGTTCTACGGTTGCCGGTCTGGCACCTACATTTGGTCGTGGAGCAATGACTAACCATTGGAATGATCTGCAGCATACTGATTGTGCGTTGATTATTGGGGCAAACCCTGCAGAAAATCATCCGATTAGCTTTAGATGGCTGACAAAAGCAAAGGAAAAAGGCGGCAAGATCGTCAGTGTGGACCCACGTTACACTAGAACGTCGGCACAGGCAGATGTGTATGCTCCGCTTCGCTCAGGTACGGATATTCCGTTCATTGGCGGGATGATTAATTATGCATTAGAAAACAATCTCATCCACAAAGAGTATGTTGTTAACTATACAAATGCCGCTTTCATCGTGAAAGAGGGTTATGACTTTAACGATGGCCTGTTCTCCGGATACGATGAAGCAAAACGGGCATATGACAAAACAAAATGGGCAATAGAAACTACAGAAGACGGGAAACCAGTGAAGGATGCATCATTAACCCATCCGCGCTCCGTATTCCAGCTAATGAAGAAACATTATTCCCGATATGATGTAAAAACGGTAACAACGGTCACAGGAACTCCAAAAGAAGATTACTTAAAGGTTTGTGAGGCCTTCTGTTCTACCGCTAAGGTGGGAAAAGCAGGTACGATTATGTATGCAATGGGAACAACTCAGCATACGGTCGGCTCTCAAAACGTCCGTATTTATGCGATCTTACAGCTTCTATTAGGCAACATTGGTCTACCTGGCGGTGGAATCAACGCGATGCGCGGTGAATCAAACGTTCAAGGTTCAACCGACTTTGGTTTATTATTTGATAACTTAACAGGTTACCTGGGCGCACCTAAAGCCACAGTTCCAGAGCATGCCACACTTAAAGGCTACCTGGACAAAGAAACACCAAAAACAGGCTACTGGAGCAATAAGCCGAAATTCGTAGTAAGCTTACTGAAAGCTTGGTACGGTGCCAATGCAACAAAGGACAACGAATTCGGTTATCAATTCCTGCCAAAAGGAAACAAAAACTACTCCCACATCAATTTATTTAATGCGATGTATAAGGGTGAGTTAGACGGCGCGTTCCTATTCGGTACGAACCCAGTGGTCGGCGGACCGAATGCAGGAAAAGAAAAAGAAGCGCTTGGCAACCTTAAATGGTTGGTAGCCATAGACCTTTGGGAAACAGAAACGTCTGCTTTCTGGCAAAAAGAAGCAGGCAGTAACCCTGCAAAAATCAACACAGAAGTATTCTTACTTCCAGCCTCTGCTTCATTTGAAAAAGAAGGTAGTGTATCAAACAGCTCCCGCTGGATGCAATACCGCTGGAAAGCGATTGATTCACGTGGCGAAGCAAGACCAGACCTTGATATCATTCATGAATTAGCCTTAAAACTGAAAGCATTATATGCGAACAGTCCTAAATCAGCAGACAAGCCGTTCTTAGCTCTAGATTGGAACTATGGAACAGGGGATGTACCTGATATTGATCTAGTTGCTAAAGAAATTAATGGCTATGACTTAAAAACAGGTAAATTAATCGCTGGTTTTGGTGCTTTACTAGATGATGGAACCACCTCAAGTGGTAACTGGATTTATTCCGGTTTCTACCCTGAAGAAGGCAAAAACAAATCCAAGAACCGCGATAACAAGGACACGGGCGGCGCGAACTATTTGAACTGGTCATACGCTTGGCCTTCAAACCGTCGTATTCTTTACAACCGTGCAGCAGCCGATCCTAGTGGTCAGCCATGGAGTAAGGAAAAGGCCGTCATCTGGTGGGATGCTGCTCAGAAAAAATGGGTCGGAAATGACGTTCCAGACTTTAAACCAGTTTTAGGGCCAACAGAGCCAGGTGGAACAGGAGCATTCATGATGAACAAAGATGGTGTAGCGCTATTATTTGCACCAACCTTGAATGATGGACCATTCCCTGAGCATTATGAGCCATTTGAAAGCCCAGTGGCGAATGCTTTTTCTAAGATTCAACTAAACCCAGCAACAGTGGTCATTGAAGGTGACTTCAATAAAAAAGGCGATAAAAAGAAATTCCCGATTATTGCAACCACCTACCGTGTCAGTGAACACTGGCAGTCTGGCTCCATGACAAGGAACCAGGAATGGCTTTCTGAACTAGCAGGTCATATGTTTATTGAAATGAGCGAAGAACTTGCTAAAGAAAAAGGCATCAAAAATAAAGATAAGATCGTCGTCAGCTCCGCGCGCGGGGAAATTAAAGCCTACGCGATGGTGACGAAACGATTTAAACCAATCCTTACGAACGGTAAGAAGGTCCATGAAATTGGAATGCCATGGCACTTTGGTTATAAAGGGTTTGCAACAGGAGATACAGCCAACCGCCTGACTCCACATATTGGGGATGCCAATACGATGATTCCTGAATACAAAGCATTCCTCTGTGATGTTAGGAGGGCGGACTAA